In Zingiber officinale cultivar Zhangliang chromosome 1A, Zo_v1.1, whole genome shotgun sequence, the DNA window GGATTCTGGACGTGTCACGACCGAACGTGAGGCTGTCGAGCCAGCGGCGGGGGCGGTCGGTCGGCGGCGGGGCTGCCGGTCGGTGGCGGGCCGCGAGGGTGGAGGCGCGGTGAGCACGTTTGTTTCGGCGAGAACGAAGAGAATAAAAAGAGAAGAagttgtatttaaaaaataaacaaaatattaaaaaaaaatcaaattatgtGGTTGCGGACGAATCCGCATGCCAAGGTCCGTATTttatcaaaactatatatatatatatatatatatatatatatatatatatatatatatatatatatatataatcattttCTTGTAATACAAGGGTAGCGTAACAAATCCCTCAAGATACTCAAAGAGACCAGCAGATATACAacaaaacaaattcctcaaaataataaaCACCAATAatgaatagaaataaaaaaaaaaggacaaaagCTGATGTTTTCGACTCGAGAGCACGTCATATGGCAGCACGGATTCACTAGATCCTATACAATCAAATAATATGAAGTTTATACAGCCGTGGAGCAATTTGCTTGAGCAATAACAAAGAATTTAAAGCGTGGAGCAATCAAATAACATAAGAGATACTCTGGCCTATTCCTACATGTTATAGATTGGAGCAATTTGCTTAAGCATTTTTAGTTGCTTTAGGACATACAGATTGTCCTAATAAACATAAGTGCATTTTTACATGGAATTCAAGaaatccaaaaggcatgaccctGCTCCTAAAGGAGCAATTTAGCACTTTTTCAAGAGCATAGGTTTCACGATGAACTACTATGCCAAATACAGAACCTCCATCTCATGAGTCTTGACTTCTTACCAAATGATTTAACAAAAGAAGATTAAACTATAAGAAAATGCATaccatataaaataatttaagaatTTTAGATGATATAAACTACCAAACCAGAAACCATCCCCTGCACTTATAGGAAACCTGTGGTTATATATCAAGAACTGACAACAGGTCATGTTCTTGAACAGTGGAAATGGTGTTATCAAAGGGAATAATATTCATAAACAACGTTTATTAAAAATACTCatgaatataaataatattttttaataaaattcttatcaacatgctaaataaataaaaaaaattaaaattaaataaataaatttatattattaaactaaataatcaatcaaacaaacttaaaatGTAAACTTAAATAACTATTTCAATGACTTATTTATTTTAGGCACATTTTGATTTAACTTGATGACCTTatgaaataaatttgaaatttgaacacCATAAAATTTGACTCGACTTATCTCGATGCTTATTTACTGTCCCACTTGGAGATATAATTcattcagcaaagtgaatctgtCATCCTAACGGCTCCTCATGATTATCCCACACCATAAGAAGagaataaatcaaaaaattataGATAGTCGCCACAAGAGAGAATATGATCACATGACTTTACCGAAATTCAACCCTTTCACCATTCAACAATTCTATCTGTGGTTATCATTTTAACAATGTCATGGGACTTGGAGGTATAATTCATGAAGTCATGATAGCTAGAGGAGACCTAGGGATGTAAACGAATCGAATTGAACCCAGAAAAATCTAAggttcgaattcggctcgaaatagaTATATTTGAGTTCGAGCTCAATTCGAAgttcgaaaaattcaaaattttttattatattcggTTCGAATTAGGACTCGGGTTCGAATTtacgaactattcgaattattgttCGAAAATAGCTACTCGAAAGGCTCAAAATATGTCAcattaatattttaaaacttattagaaTATCTTCAATAATTAGaacaataagaaaaattttttatGATCTAATTCATGACTCCATACATATTATATCAATTTCATGATAAATAAGCATATTTTAATTTTCACTATTACTCTTAAATTATAAATCTCAAACTTTAtttgttcaaatttttttattcagCTTTTTTTTGATATTACAAATTTTTCACAAACCTTACGTTGAAGCCCTAATATCGATTGCTTGTAGTTTTGTCGAGGAGTACTCCAAACCTCTTGGCGCTCTCGAAACTATCATCCAAAATCTGCTCCACAGTGTGCTTGTACTTGAACCCCAAATCTGTCATCTTAGTTGATTTGCCTGGTACATACACTTTGGCTGCCTCTTCATCTTCCCTGAAATCGAACACTTGGACTAAGAACAAAATGAAGATGAAGATCTTCGCGATCAAACAAAAATTAATGTTCTCACTCTTTGGTGATCACTGGTAGCTGATCAGGGAACTTCTTGGCATAATAGTCTGCAATCTGTTGCAGTGCTGGGTACCCTGCTGCACAGAGAAACCTCCCGGCCATGGAAGGCGGCTCCATGCAGAATGCATGAGCCTCGCAAACGTCGTCGATGTGCACGACGGGCACCGAGCCCAGCAACGCGTGGAGAAACTTTAGCTGCCTTCGATGCACTGGATTGCCGGTCATCGGCGAGACGACGATTTGGGAGCTCAACGGTAAGTGTGACAGAATCGTGTCGCCTCCGAACAAGCCGGAAGTTAAGCTCACAACTTCCATTGATGTCTCTCGCCGTTCGTCGTTGTACGATAGTATTTCCTTTTCAGATAGCGTCTTTGAACGAGTGTAATCCTACATTCGCAGATCAGGATGAGGACTGCAGTAAAAGAgatccaaatactaatatgatttaatttgataaatccggtcaatttggataattctattttatctcttttaggtAAGCCGGTCGAATGCCTCAGATGATAGTATTACCTTCTCGGAATCTTCACAGTAACGGAAAGGAAGATGGAGCGGAGTCCAACAAGACTCGTCCATGGCCTCCTTGAAGCCGGAGCCGTCTTCCTTCATGGCGGACGACGCGGTGACAGAGCCGGTGAAGATGACCCGCCTCACCGTCCTCGATCGCTCGCATAGCTGCAGTATGGTGCGAACGGACGACACCGTCGCTTCGGCGATGTCCTTGAACTAAACCAGAACAGAGTAATTCAAGATACAGCCgtatttctgaaaaaaaaaaatggatgacGACGTAGGGGATCGGGAAGACCTGAGAGGAAGGGATGTGTTGAAAGGGGGTGGCGACCAGGAAGACGAACTCGCAACCGTGGATGGCCTGCGCGAAGGTGTGGGCGTCGTAGAGGTCCGCGGAGAAGAGGGAGAGCCTCGTGCCGGCGCCGGCGCCGGCTAGGTTCCTTAAAAATCCCACCTTGAAC includes these proteins:
- the LOC122013354 gene encoding putative anthocyanidin reductase, with amino-acid sequence MEEGRRSCRVCVTGATGFMGSLLVKKLLEKGHVVHATVRNPGDEFKVGFLRNLAGAGAGTRLSLFSADLYDAHTFAQAIHGCEFVFLVATPFQHIPSSQFKDIAEATVSSVRTILQLCERSRTVRRVIFTGSVTASSAMKEDGSGFKEAMDESCWTPLHLPFRYCEDSEKDYTRSKTLSEKEILSYNDERRETSMEVVSLTSGLFGGDTILSHLPLSSQIVVSPMTGNPVHRRQLKFLHALLGSVPVVHIDDVCEAHAFCMEPPSMAGRFLCAAGYPALQQIADYYAKKFPDQLPVITKEEDEEAAKVYVPGKSTKMTDLGFKYKHTVEQILDDSFESAKRFGVLLDKTTSNRY